In Haladaptatus sp. QDMS2, a single window of DNA contains:
- a CDS encoding IclR family transcriptional regulator has translation MMTNEARNPVKGVQTSLDIIDALQEHDRVGVTALANELGISKGTVHCHLATLRQNGYVVKDAGKYRLGLRFIDVAHRVRDRHALYDLVTDEVDELAKKSGELALFTVEEQHKGICLYKASGEQAVRTQLYVGYRNNLYHTAVGKAILAYKPQSELNAILEATDFESLTNETITDEQALRDELEQVRETGFAYNREETIPGLVGVGAPIRNQDGGVYGAISVIGPTSRMSDDRLEEISELIYHTVNVIEINATSL, from the coding sequence ATGATGACGAACGAAGCGCGCAATCCGGTGAAGGGGGTCCAGACGTCCCTCGATATCATCGACGCGCTCCAGGAACACGACCGGGTGGGTGTGACGGCGTTGGCGAACGAACTTGGCATCTCGAAGGGGACGGTTCACTGTCACCTGGCGACGCTCAGACAAAACGGCTACGTCGTGAAAGACGCAGGCAAGTACCGCCTCGGCCTGCGTTTTATCGACGTCGCCCACCGCGTGAGAGACCGCCACGCCCTCTACGACCTCGTCACCGACGAGGTGGACGAACTGGCCAAAAAAAGCGGCGAACTGGCGCTGTTCACCGTCGAAGAACAGCACAAGGGTATCTGTCTCTACAAGGCGAGCGGCGAGCAGGCCGTGCGCACGCAACTCTACGTCGGTTATCGCAACAATCTCTATCACACCGCCGTGGGCAAGGCAATTCTCGCGTACAAACCCCAGTCCGAACTGAACGCCATCCTCGAAGCGACCGACTTCGAGTCGCTCACCAACGAGACGATAACCGACGAACAGGCACTGCGCGACGAACTCGAACAGGTCCGAGAGACCGGGTTCGCCTACAACCGCGAGGAGACGATTCCGGGTCTCGTCGGCGTCGGCGCGCCCATCCGCAATCAGGACGGTGGCGTTTACGGGGCCATCAGCGTCATCGGCCCGACGAGTCGAATGTCGGACGACCGACTCGAGGAAATCTCGGAGCTAATCTACCACACCGTCAACGTCATCGAAATCAACGCGACCTCGCTCTGA
- a CDS encoding Gfo/Idh/MocA family protein, with protein sequence MTTPLGILSAAHVHTDSYARLLSKMDTVELVGVADTDDERGREFATHHGIESLPTDTLLDRVDGVVVCSPNAMHDRWIRAAAEAGVHVLCEKPLATNVETATDVVRICEEAGVHLGLAMPLRFCDAAQAAKARLDTGDLGAVRAVSGTNRGQMPGGWFADPDLAGGGAVMDHTVHIVDLVYHLTGQRVTEVYAEVDTRFHEIPVDDVNVLSMELEDGTQFLLDGSWSRPEHWHTWGDATVELLCADGVLSVDCFDQSLAHTADDGDEPGRRTQFVGTDPNRGLLEDFATAVAENRPPAIPGADGAMATAVVAAAYRSAERGEPVAVEY encoded by the coding sequence ATGACGACGCCGCTCGGCATCCTCTCTGCGGCTCACGTCCACACCGACAGTTACGCACGCCTGCTCTCTAAGATGGACACAGTCGAACTCGTCGGCGTGGCCGACACCGACGACGAACGCGGACGGGAGTTCGCGACCCACCACGGCATCGAATCCCTGCCAACTGACACGCTACTGGACCGCGTGGACGGCGTCGTCGTCTGCTCGCCGAACGCCATGCACGACCGGTGGATTCGCGCCGCTGCCGAGGCCGGCGTGCACGTCCTCTGTGAAAAACCGCTCGCGACGAACGTCGAGACGGCCACCGACGTCGTGAGAATCTGCGAGGAGGCGGGGGTCCACCTTGGGCTCGCCATGCCGCTTCGATTTTGCGACGCGGCGCAGGCGGCGAAGGCCAGACTCGACACCGGCGACCTCGGCGCGGTGCGGGCGGTGTCGGGGACGAATCGCGGGCAGATGCCCGGTGGCTGGTTCGCCGACCCCGACCTCGCCGGCGGCGGGGCGGTGATGGACCACACCGTCCACATCGTGGACCTCGTCTACCACCTGACCGGCCAGCGCGTGACCGAGGTGTACGCCGAGGTGGACACGCGATTCCACGAGATTCCGGTCGACGACGTGAACGTCTTGTCGATGGAACTCGAAGACGGCACGCAGTTCCTGCTCGACGGATCGTGGAGCAGACCCGAACACTGGCACACCTGGGGAGACGCGACGGTCGAACTACTCTGTGCCGACGGCGTGCTGTCGGTGGACTGCTTCGACCAGTCGCTCGCCCACACCGCAGACGACGGCGACGAGCCGGGCCGGCGCACCCAGTTCGTCGGCACCGACCCGAACCGTGGCCTGCTCGAAGACTTCGCCACAGCGGTCGCCGAGAACCGTCCGCCTGCCATCCCAGGAGCAGACGGCGCAATGGCCACGGCGGTCGTCGCGGCCGCCTACCGCTCGGCGGAACGCGGCGAGCCGGTCGCCGTGGAGTACTGA
- a CDS encoding aldo/keto reductase — protein sequence MESVRLGSTGIKTAPLSLGTWRFGLERDGVLETSREEAHELLDAAYDRGIDFIDTANSYGGGRSEQWIGEWLEDVDREDVVLASKVYWAMQGGESRNLSRKNIRAEIEGSLDRLGTDYLDIYYIHAWDPETPIAETLSVLSDLVREGRVHYLAASNTAAWQLTKALWQSDVHGWDRFEIVQPKFNVAYQESPDEVLSVCADQDLAVCPYSPLEGGFLTGKYERDGDAPSDSRGARESWERRFEDRQWRVLDEVRDIADVKEVTPAQVALRWLIDQEAYTCVPIVGARSVSQLDENVGATAFELSGEERTRLTDAYEGESA from the coding sequence ATGGAGTCAGTTAGACTCGGTTCGACCGGTATCAAGACCGCACCGCTCTCTCTCGGGACGTGGCGCTTCGGCCTCGAACGCGACGGCGTCCTCGAAACCTCCCGGGAGGAGGCCCACGAACTCCTGGACGCCGCCTACGATCGCGGCATCGATTTTATTGACACGGCGAACTCCTACGGCGGCGGCCGCAGCGAACAGTGGATTGGTGAGTGGCTCGAAGACGTGGACCGCGAAGACGTGGTCCTCGCTTCGAAGGTGTACTGGGCGATGCAAGGCGGTGAGAGTCGGAACCTCTCGCGGAAGAACATTCGCGCGGAAATCGAGGGCAGTCTCGACCGCCTCGGCACCGACTACCTCGACATCTACTACATCCACGCGTGGGACCCTGAAACCCCGATAGCAGAGACGCTGTCGGTCCTCTCTGACCTCGTTCGCGAGGGGCGCGTCCACTACCTCGCGGCGAGCAACACCGCCGCCTGGCAGTTGACGAAGGCGCTCTGGCAGAGCGACGTGCACGGCTGGGACCGCTTCGAAATCGTCCAGCCGAAGTTCAACGTCGCGTATCAAGAATCACCCGACGAGGTGCTCTCTGTGTGCGCAGACCAGGACCTCGCGGTCTGTCCGTACTCGCCGCTCGAAGGCGGCTTCCTCACCGGAAAGTACGAACGCGACGGCGACGCTCCGTCCGACTCACGCGGGGCGCGAGAATCCTGGGAGAGGCGCTTCGAGGACCGCCAGTGGCGGGTGCTCGACGAGGTTCGCGACATCGCGGACGTGAAAGAAGTGACGCCCGCACAGGTGGCGCTGCGCTGGCTCATCGACCAGGAGGCGTACACCTGCGTCCCCATCGTCGGGGCGCGAAGCGTGTCGCAACTCGACGAGAACGTCGGAGCCACGGCGTTCGAACTCTCAGGAGAGGAACGCACTCGCCTCACGGACGCCTACGAGGGGGAGTCGGCGTAG
- a CDS encoding Gfo/Idh/MocA family protein, which produces MTRVGIAGTGFMARTHLQQYRELGANVVAVAATSDPTPFVERHDLEATAHTSVADLCESSEVDCLSICTPTDTHRELVECAADHGIDVLLEKPIAGTLADAAAIERAVSESEISLLVGHVLRFDPGYERARDVVETDGIGAPGVARARRLSPFPDWGSGDWYADRERSGGLFLDLSIHDLDYLRSLWGPVERVFARRTAGEKFEHGFATLRFENGAVGYVEASWAQPEARKLTSELELAGDGGVVELSSDDHRPVREFTDDEVRVERPVSADGYRREVEHFLACVESGERPAVTVDEATTALRLALAARESAASGRPVAPEEVDK; this is translated from the coding sequence CCCGTGTCGGAATCGCGGGGACGGGTTTCATGGCCCGAACCCACCTACAGCAGTACCGTGAACTGGGCGCGAACGTCGTCGCCGTCGCCGCGACGAGCGACCCGACCCCGTTCGTCGAACGCCACGACCTCGAAGCAACCGCCCACACGAGCGTCGCTGACCTCTGTGAATCGAGCGAGGTGGATTGTCTCTCCATCTGCACCCCAACCGACACCCACCGCGAACTCGTCGAATGCGCCGCAGACCACGGCATCGACGTGCTCCTCGAAAAACCGATTGCGGGAACCCTCGCGGACGCCGCCGCAATCGAACGCGCCGTGAGCGAGAGCGAGATTTCGCTGCTCGTCGGCCACGTCCTCCGGTTCGACCCCGGCTACGAGCGGGCCAGAGACGTGGTCGAAACCGACGGAATCGGTGCGCCCGGCGTCGCTCGCGCTCGACGACTGTCGCCGTTTCCCGACTGGGGATCAGGCGACTGGTACGCAGACCGCGAACGAAGCGGCGGGCTGTTCCTCGACCTCTCGATTCACGACCTCGACTATCTGCGGTCGTTGTGGGGGCCGGTCGAGCGCGTGTTCGCCCGGCGAACCGCCGGCGAGAAATTCGAGCATGGATTCGCGACGCTCCGCTTCGAGAACGGCGCGGTTGGCTACGTCGAGGCGTCGTGGGCACAACCAGAAGCTCGGAAACTCACGAGCGAACTCGAACTCGCCGGAGATGGTGGCGTCGTCGAACTTTCGAGCGACGACCACCGGCCTGTTCGAGAGTTCACCGACGACGAAGTCCGGGTCGAACGGCCGGTTTCGGCTGACGGCTACCGCCGGGAGGTCGAACACTTCCTCGCGTGCGTCGAATCGGGTGAACGACCGGCTGTGACAGTGGACGAGGCGACGACCGCGCTCAGACTGGCACTCGCGGCGAGGGAATCCGCAGCTAGCGGGCGACCAGTCGCGCCCGAGGAGGTGGACAAATGA